The following are from one region of the Streptomyces decoyicus genome:
- a CDS encoding AAA family ATPase: protein MHSEAAWGATSGVAPPDVVPAAPPVAARTGRPPRPVVRPGRGAEIVDLRGGGRARGAAELRFPAGDLVVVSGLPGSGKSTLMHRVVPPLDAHGAAVHRIDSQDVRERWARGRLRRLPYALYRPLVRAAHYLTLHRALRSGESVVVHDCGTLAWVRRWIARSAARGGRGLRLVLLDVAPEVALSGQESRGRGVSGYAFARHRGAVGRLVGAAESGRLPKGFSSAVLLDRRAASALDTVSFD, encoded by the coding sequence GTGCACAGCGAAGCGGCATGGGGGGCCACTTCCGGGGTCGCGCCCCCGGACGTCGTGCCGGCGGCGCCGCCCGTCGCGGCCCGGACCGGGCGGCCGCCGCGGCCCGTGGTCCGGCCGGGGCGCGGTGCCGAGATCGTGGACCTCCGGGGCGGGGGACGGGCGCGGGGCGCCGCCGAGCTGCGGTTTCCGGCCGGTGACCTGGTGGTGGTCTCCGGGCTGCCGGGCAGCGGCAAGAGCACCCTCATGCACCGTGTCGTGCCGCCGCTGGACGCGCACGGCGCCGCGGTGCACCGCATCGATTCGCAGGACGTCCGGGAGCGCTGGGCACGGGGCAGACTGCGCCGGCTGCCGTACGCCCTCTACCGCCCGCTGGTCCGGGCCGCCCACTATCTGACGCTGCACCGTGCGCTGCGCTCCGGCGAGAGCGTGGTGGTGCACGACTGCGGCACCCTGGCGTGGGTGCGCCGCTGGATCGCGCGGTCCGCGGCGCGCGGCGGCCGCGGGCTGCGTCTGGTGCTGCTCGATGTGGCGCCCGAGGTGGCGCTGTCCGGCCAGGAGTCCCGGGGCCGCGGGGTGTCGGGGTACGCCTTCGCGCGGCACCGCGGGGCGGTGGGCCGGCTGGTCGGCGCGGCGGAGTCGGGCCGGCTGCCGAAGGGGTTCAGCTCGGCGGTACTGCTCGACCGGCGGGCGGCGAGCGCCCTGGACACGGTCAGCTTCGACTGA
- a CDS encoding enhanced serine sensitivity protein SseB, with the protein MTFPEQGIPQLAWPANELEEVLAASVGHPEAGGRIVEVLGRSRVWVPLPNGGGPESAGPGARGLDLPTVELGGAAYVPVYSSEQEFLRVVGSHLSFTVAPAREFARGLPPHIGIAVNPDGAIGVPLPPPAVAELCREGRHEPAGLPSGGRVRLFEPDWQDEPVDFLAAAGLEFSGAGIVLTARRALASVEGDTPALFVGVQIGAEVTALHDGTAREAVLSALGRALGAVPLPWPVQLVMLDLAQGDPVADWMLERVRPFYSRDHS; encoded by the coding sequence ATGACATTTCCGGAGCAGGGGATACCGCAGCTGGCGTGGCCGGCGAACGAGCTCGAAGAGGTGCTGGCCGCGTCGGTCGGGCACCCGGAGGCCGGTGGCCGGATCGTCGAGGTACTGGGCCGCAGCCGGGTGTGGGTGCCGCTGCCCAACGGCGGCGGGCCGGAGAGCGCGGGCCCCGGCGCCCGCGGCCTCGATCTGCCCACGGTCGAACTCGGCGGTGCGGCCTATGTCCCGGTCTACAGCTCCGAGCAGGAGTTCCTGCGGGTGGTCGGCTCGCACCTGTCCTTCACCGTCGCCCCGGCCCGGGAGTTCGCCCGCGGGCTGCCGCCGCACATCGGCATCGCGGTCAACCCCGACGGCGCGATAGGCGTTCCGCTGCCGCCGCCCGCGGTGGCCGAACTGTGCCGGGAGGGGCGCCATGAGCCGGCCGGCCTGCCGAGCGGCGGCCGGGTGCGGCTCTTCGAGCCGGACTGGCAGGACGAACCGGTGGATTTCCTGGCCGCCGCCGGACTGGAGTTCTCCGGCGCCGGAATTGTCCTGACTGCCCGGCGTGCCCTGGCAAGCGTCGAGGGCGACACGCCCGCACTGTTCGTCGGAGTGCAGATCGGGGCGGAGGTCACCGCACTGCACGACGGCACTGCCCGCGAGGCGGTACTGTCAGCCCTCGGACGTGCGCTCGGCGCAGTACCGCTGCCCTGGCCCGTACAGCTCGTCATGCTCGACCTCGCCCAGGGTGACCCGGTCGCCGACTGGATGCTGGAGCGTGTGCGGCCCTTCTACTCTCGGGACCACTCGTAA
- a CDS encoding enhanced serine sensitivity protein SseB C-terminal domain-containing protein, with product MSAGAHQGPAAAGQLEQLLQQVAPGRYDAYEALLHALAASQVWMLLWHGRAGMPDAQYGNMEVEGLGYAPCVTSAPELAASGWNRDHEVVTGPEIAASLFPDRWGLWLNPHAPGGGVGIPWLDLRRIAGGLDRLPAGPLRISEPVIDIPQFYALLAQNAHRTPAVRSLRRAWVQPALGAPYLAIGLDLYDTGQQAVDSVRLMIQQSIGAVPDGLPVSTVAMNDEYDPVGMWMRASARPFFDRDGYVQAPGQPAPAPSYGYGYPRAY from the coding sequence GTGAGCGCGGGTGCGCATCAAGGGCCGGCGGCGGCCGGACAGCTGGAGCAGCTGCTCCAGCAGGTCGCGCCCGGCCGTTACGACGCCTACGAGGCACTGCTGCACGCGCTCGCCGCGAGCCAGGTCTGGATGCTGCTCTGGCACGGCCGGGCCGGAATGCCCGATGCGCAGTACGGAAACATGGAGGTCGAGGGCCTCGGCTATGCGCCGTGTGTGACCTCGGCGCCCGAGCTCGCCGCCTCCGGCTGGAACCGTGACCACGAAGTCGTCACCGGCCCGGAGATCGCCGCCTCGCTCTTCCCCGACCGCTGGGGCCTGTGGCTGAATCCGCATGCCCCCGGCGGCGGTGTCGGCATCCCCTGGCTGGATCTGCGCCGTATCGCCGGTGGTCTGGACCGGCTGCCCGCCGGTCCGCTGCGGATCTCCGAACCGGTCATCGACATCCCGCAGTTCTATGCGCTGCTGGCCCAGAACGCCCATCGGACGCCCGCCGTGCGGTCGCTGCGCCGGGCCTGGGTGCAGCCCGCGCTCGGTGCCCCGTATCTGGCGATCGGTCTGGATCTGTACGACACCGGCCAACAAGCGGTGGATTCGGTACGGTTGATGATCCAGCAGTCGATCGGCGCGGTTCCGGACGGTCTGCCCGTCTCCACCGTCGCGATGAACGACGAGTACGACCCGGTCGGCATGTGGATGCGGGCCTCCGCGCGCCCCTTCTTTGACCGTGACGGCTACGTCCAGGCGCCGGGCCAGCCGGCCCCCGCGCCGTCGTACGGCTACGGCTACCCGCGCGCTTACTGA
- a CDS encoding ABC transporter permease, translated as MTAPIETTGAAAEAQPEAVLKGVEGKQIEGRSLGQIAWLRFRRDKVAVAGAIVVILLIVVAALSRPIQSLLGLDPNSPNQSLIDPNTTLPKGDMGGMSGDHPLGVDPKFGRDLLARILEGSWVSLIVAFGATLLSVAIGTVLGVVAGFYRGRVDSLISRMMDVFLAFPLLLFAIAISASLQGGAFGLEGLPLHISVLIFVIGFFNWPYMGRIVRAQTLSLREREFVDAARGMGARGPFILFRELLPNLVGPIIVYSTLLIPSNILFEAALSFLGVGIQPPQASWGGMLNQAVKYYEVDPQYMIVPGLAIFVTVLAFNLLGDGLRDALDPRSR; from the coding sequence GTGACCGCACCGATCGAGACCACCGGGGCGGCTGCTGAGGCGCAGCCGGAAGCGGTGCTGAAGGGCGTCGAAGGAAAGCAGATCGAGGGGCGTTCGCTCGGTCAGATCGCATGGTTGCGCTTCCGGCGGGACAAGGTTGCGGTGGCCGGTGCCATCGTTGTCATCCTGCTCATCGTCGTCGCCGCGCTCTCCCGTCCGATCCAGTCCCTGCTGGGGCTGGACCCGAACAGTCCCAACCAGTCGCTGATCGATCCCAACACCACGCTCCCCAAGGGCGACATGGGCGGCATGAGCGGCGACCATCCCCTGGGTGTGGACCCGAAGTTCGGCCGTGATCTGCTCGCCCGGATCCTGGAGGGCTCCTGGGTGTCGCTGATCGTCGCGTTCGGCGCGACCCTGCTGTCGGTCGCCATCGGCACCGTCCTCGGTGTGGTCGCCGGCTTCTACCGCGGGCGGGTGGACTCCCTCATCAGCCGGATGATGGATGTCTTCCTGGCCTTCCCGCTGCTGCTCTTCGCCATCGCGATCTCCGCATCGCTCCAGGGCGGCGCCTTCGGCCTGGAGGGCCTGCCGCTGCACATCTCGGTGCTGATCTTCGTGATCGGCTTCTTCAACTGGCCCTACATGGGCCGGATCGTGCGTGCGCAGACGCTGTCGCTGCGCGAGCGGGAATTCGTGGACGCCGCCCGCGGCATGGGTGCGCGCGGGCCCTTCATCCTCTTCCGGGAGCTGCTGCCCAACCTGGTGGGGCCGATCATCGTCTACTCGACGCTGCTGATCCCCTCCAACATCCTCTTCGAGGCCGCGCTGAGCTTCCTGGGCGTCGGCATCCAGCCGCCCCAGGCGTCCTGGGGCGGCATGCTCAACCAGGCGGTCAAGTACTACGAGGTCGACCCCCAGTACATGATCGTTCCTGGCCTCGCGATCTTCGTCACCGTGCTCGCGTTCAACCTGCTCGGTGACGGACTGAGGGACGCGCTGGACCCGCGCAGCCGCTGA
- a CDS encoding ABC transporter substrate-binding protein, with protein MRRSVPVAAVAAITSAGLLLAGCSGGKGSSEGSGEANAATKGIVNASDEKGGTLTYAISDAPESFDPGNTYYAFIYNFSRLYARPLTTFKPGPGTKGNELVPDLAESMGKPSDGGKTWTYKLRKGVKYDDGSTVTSQDVKYAVERSNFARDTLSLGPNYFQQFLKDNDGGYKGPYKDKSKAGLKSIETPDEQTIVFHLKKPFAEFDYLVSAPQTAPVPQAKDKGADYTKSVLSTGSYKFESYQEGKKLTLVRNPQWSAKTDPLRKQLPDKIVLNLKVAQSTIDKDLQSGNTLVDLAGRGVDGQTQAQLLTDSKAKGNTDNTLGQRLVYTALNTKVKPFDNIECRKAVEYAIDKKAVQTSLGGPIRGELASTVLPTDIDGYQKYDLYPQKYDGDKLDLTEAKKHWAKCGAGKTTTTILARNDRQDEVDAATTVIDSLKKIGVTAKIQSYPTSKYFSDYAGVPKFNKKNNVGMIMMQWGSDFPTGYGYLQQILNGKAISQSGNTNLSELDDPEINKLLESAIANTDKAAREKAYAEIDKKTMEQAALVPLTYFKVLMYRSPKATNLVSTSAFSGQYDYLNIGVKK; from the coding sequence ATGCGAAGGTCAGTTCCGGTCGCGGCTGTCGCGGCCATCACCAGTGCGGGCCTTTTGCTGGCCGGCTGTAGCGGGGGCAAGGGCTCCTCGGAGGGCTCGGGCGAGGCGAACGCCGCCACCAAGGGCATCGTCAACGCCTCGGACGAGAAGGGCGGCACGCTCACCTACGCGATCAGCGACGCCCCCGAGTCGTTCGACCCGGGCAACACGTACTACGCCTTCATCTACAACTTCAGCCGGCTCTACGCCCGCCCGCTCACCACCTTCAAGCCGGGCCCCGGCACCAAGGGCAACGAGCTGGTACCGGACCTCGCCGAGTCGATGGGCAAGCCCAGCGACGGTGGCAAGACCTGGACGTACAAGCTCCGCAAGGGCGTCAAGTACGACGACGGTTCCACGGTCACCTCGCAGGACGTCAAGTACGCCGTCGAGCGCAGCAACTTCGCGCGTGACACCCTCTCGCTGGGCCCGAACTACTTCCAGCAGTTCCTCAAGGACAACGACGGCGGCTACAAGGGTCCCTACAAGGACAAGAGCAAGGCCGGTCTGAAGTCCATCGAGACCCCGGACGAGCAGACGATCGTCTTCCACCTCAAGAAGCCGTTCGCCGAGTTCGACTACCTGGTGAGTGCCCCGCAGACCGCCCCGGTCCCGCAGGCCAAGGACAAGGGCGCGGACTACACCAAGTCCGTGCTGTCCACCGGTTCCTACAAGTTCGAGAGCTACCAGGAGGGCAAGAAGCTCACCCTGGTCCGCAACCCGCAGTGGTCCGCGAAGACCGACCCGCTGCGCAAGCAGCTGCCGGACAAGATCGTCCTGAACCTGAAGGTCGCCCAGTCGACCATCGACAAGGACCTCCAGTCCGGCAACACCCTGGTGGACCTGGCCGGCCGCGGTGTCGACGGGCAGACGCAGGCCCAGCTCCTGACGGACTCCAAGGCGAAGGGCAACACCGACAACACTCTCGGCCAGCGCCTCGTCTACACGGCGCTGAACACCAAGGTGAAGCCGTTCGACAACATCGAGTGCCGTAAGGCCGTCGAGTACGCCATCGACAAGAAGGCCGTACAGACCTCGCTCGGCGGCCCGATACGCGGTGAGCTGGCCTCCACGGTCCTGCCGACCGACATCGACGGCTACCAGAAGTACGACCTGTACCCGCAGAAGTACGACGGCGACAAGCTGGACCTGACCGAGGCCAAGAAGCACTGGGCCAAGTGCGGCGCGGGCAAGACCACGACCACGATCCTGGCCCGCAACGACCGCCAGGACGAGGTCGACGCGGCCACCACGGTCATCGACTCGCTGAAGAAGATCGGCGTCACCGCCAAGATCCAGTCCTACCCGACCAGCAAGTACTTCTCGGACTACGCCGGTGTGCCGAAGTTCAACAAGAAGAACAACGTCGGCATGATCATGATGCAGTGGGGCTCGGACTTCCCGACCGGCTACGGCTACCTCCAGCAGATCCTGAACGGCAAGGCGATCAGCCAGTCCGGTAACACCAACCTGTCGGAGCTGGACGACCCGGAGATCAACAAGCTGCTCGAAAGCGCCATCGCCAACACCGACAAGGCGGCCCGCGAGAAGGCATACGCCGAGATCGACAAGAAGACGATGGAGCAGGCGGCGCTGGTCCCGCTCACCTACTTCAAGGTCCTGATGTACCGCTCGCCCAAGGCCACCAACCTGGTGTCCACCTCGGCCTTCAGCGGTCAGTACGACTACCTCAACATCGGCGTCAAGAAGTAG
- a CDS encoding ABC transporter permease has protein sequence MFSYIIRRLISAVILLLIVSAVTFGIFFLLPKLAGQSTDQLAQQYIGKAPTAADIAAVKKNLGLDKPVYEQYWDFLKGIFVGVDYKFGPEVAKCHVPCFGYSFKTHIEVWPEIQSRLPVTLSLAAGAAVLWVVSGVATGVLSALRPGSLFDRMAMGVALAGVSLPMFFTGALALALFTYQWPIFERSDYIYLTDDPFGWARTLVLPWVTLAFLYSALYARLTRAGMLETLSEDYIRTARAKGLRERKVVVRHGLRAALTPIITVFGMDLGLLLGGALITEQVFSLKGVGAFAVEAINANDLPNILGVTLLAAFFIVICNLVVDVLYAAVDPRVRLS, from the coding sequence GTGTTCTCGTACATCATCCGCAGGTTGATCAGCGCAGTGATCCTGCTGCTGATCGTCAGCGCGGTCACTTTCGGCATCTTCTTCCTGCTGCCGAAGCTGGCCGGGCAGAGCACCGACCAGCTTGCCCAGCAGTACATCGGAAAGGCCCCCACGGCCGCGGACATCGCCGCGGTCAAGAAGAATCTCGGCCTGGACAAGCCCGTGTACGAGCAGTACTGGGACTTCCTCAAGGGCATTTTCGTCGGCGTCGACTACAAATTCGGTCCCGAAGTCGCCAAGTGCCATGTGCCGTGCTTCGGTTACTCCTTCAAAACCCATATCGAGGTCTGGCCGGAGATCCAGTCCCGGCTTCCGGTGACCCTCTCCCTGGCCGCCGGCGCGGCCGTGCTGTGGGTCGTCTCCGGTGTCGCCACCGGCGTGCTCTCCGCGCTGCGCCCCGGCTCGCTCTTCGACCGGATGGCCATGGGCGTCGCCCTGGCCGGCGTCTCCCTCCCGATGTTCTTCACGGGGGCCCTGGCACTGGCGCTGTTCACCTACCAGTGGCCGATCTTCGAGCGCAGCGACTACATCTATCTGACCGACGACCCGTTCGGCTGGGCGCGGACCCTGGTCCTGCCCTGGGTCACCCTGGCCTTCCTCTACTCCGCGCTCTACGCCCGGCTCACCAGAGCGGGCATGCTGGAGACGCTGAGCGAGGACTACATCCGTACGGCCCGCGCCAAGGGCCTGCGCGAGCGCAAGGTGGTCGTACGGCACGGTCTGCGGGCCGCGCTCACCCCGATCATCACCGTCTTCGGCATGGACCTGGGCCTGCTGCTCGGCGGCGCGCTGATCACCGAACAGGTCTTCTCACTCAAGGGAGTCGGTGCCTTCGCCGTCGAGGCGATCAACGCCAACGACCTCCCGAACATCCTCGGCGTCACCCTGCTCGCCGCGTTCTTCATCGTCATATGCAATCTGGTGGTGGATGTGCTGTACGCCGCCGTCGACCCGCGGGTGAGGCTCTCGTGA
- a CDS encoding ABC transporter ATP-binding protein has protein sequence MTDSSEDKTEAVVGAPTAAGSRPSSAFLEVRDLKVHFNTDDGLVKSVDGLNFTLEKGKTLGIVGESGSGKSVTSLAVMGLHRASRQQRSKVNMSGEIWLDGKELVSAEPDEVRRLRGREMAMIFQDPLSALHPFYSVGAQIVEAYRVHNDVDKKTARKRAVEMLDRVGIPQPDKRVDDHPHQFSGGMRQRAMIAMALVNNPELLIADEPTTALDVTVQAQILDLIRDLQKEFGSAVIIITHDLGVVAELADDLLVMYGGRCIERGPADKVFYEPQHPYTWGLLGSMPRIDRDQTDRLIPVKGSPPSLINVPSGCAFNPRCPYADVPKDNLTRTVRPELRQAGGGHFSACHMSQEERERIWTEEIAPKL, from the coding sequence GTGACCGACTCCTCCGAGGACAAGACCGAGGCCGTCGTGGGCGCGCCCACCGCGGCCGGCTCCCGGCCCTCTTCCGCCTTCCTCGAAGTGCGGGACCTGAAGGTGCACTTCAACACCGACGACGGGCTCGTGAAGTCCGTCGACGGGCTGAACTTCACCCTGGAGAAGGGCAAGACGCTCGGCATCGTCGGCGAGTCCGGCTCCGGCAAGTCCGTGACCTCGCTCGCCGTGATGGGCCTGCACCGTGCCTCGCGCCAGCAGCGCAGCAAGGTGAACATGTCCGGCGAGATCTGGCTGGACGGCAAGGAGCTGGTCTCCGCCGAACCGGACGAGGTGCGCCGGCTGCGCGGCCGCGAGATGGCGATGATCTTCCAGGATCCGCTGTCCGCCCTGCACCCCTTCTACTCGGTCGGCGCCCAGATCGTGGAGGCCTACCGCGTCCACAACGACGTGGACAAGAAGACCGCGCGCAAGCGGGCGGTCGAGATGCTCGACCGGGTCGGCATCCCGCAGCCCGACAAGCGGGTGGACGACCATCCGCACCAGTTCTCCGGCGGTATGCGCCAGCGCGCCATGATCGCGATGGCGCTGGTCAACAACCCGGAGCTGCTGATCGCGGACGAGCCGACCACCGCACTGGACGTCACCGTCCAGGCGCAGATCCTGGACCTGATCCGCGATCTCCAGAAGGAGTTCGGCTCGGCGGTCATCATCATCACCCACGACCTCGGTGTGGTCGCCGAGCTCGCCGACGACCTGCTGGTGATGTACGGCGGGCGGTGCATCGAGCGCGGCCCGGCCGACAAGGTCTTCTACGAGCCCCAGCACCCCTACACCTGGGGTCTGCTCGGCTCCATGCCGCGTATCGACCGTGACCAGACGGACCGGCTGATCCCCGTCAAGGGATCCCCGCCCAGCCTGATCAACGTCCCGTCCGGCTGCGCCTTCAACCCCCGTTGCCCGTACGCGGATGTGCCCAAGGACAACCTCACCCGTACGGTCCGTCCCGAACTGCGCCAGGCCGGCGGCGGGCACTTCTCCGCCTGCCATATGTCGCAGGAGGAGCGGGAGCGTATCTGGACCGAAGAGATTGCGCCGAAGCTGTGA
- a CDS encoding ABC transporter ATP-binding protein has translation MTETTDDQNKKIPLQKTAAPADRSAESSSDAEPLLKVRGLVRHFPITKGLLKRQVGAVQAVDGIDFDVRPGETLGVVGESGCGKSTMGRLITRLDEPTGGSIEFQGQDITHLSSGRLRPMRRDVQMIFQDPYGSLNPRHTIGGIVSTPFRLQGVEPEGGVKKEVQRLLELVGLSPEHYNRYPHEFSGGQRQRIGIARALALKPKLVVADEPVSALDVSIQAQVVNLMDDLQEELGLTYVIIAHDLSVIRHVSDRIAVMYLGKIVELSDRKALYESPMHPYTKALLSAVPVPDPKRRTQRDRILLKGDVPSPINPPSGCRFRTRCWKATEVCATTEPPLVALRTGHQVACHHPENAEGADPAAGAAATGK, from the coding sequence GTGACCGAGACGACTGACGACCAGAACAAGAAGATTCCGCTCCAGAAGACGGCCGCCCCGGCGGACCGTTCCGCGGAGTCCTCCTCCGACGCCGAGCCGCTGCTGAAGGTCCGCGGTCTGGTCCGGCACTTCCCGATCACCAAGGGCCTGCTCAAGCGGCAGGTCGGGGCGGTGCAGGCGGTCGACGGCATCGACTTCGACGTACGGCCCGGGGAGACGCTCGGCGTCGTCGGCGAGTCCGGCTGCGGCAAGTCGACGATGGGCCGGCTGATCACCCGCCTCGACGAGCCGACCGGCGGCTCCATCGAGTTCCAGGGCCAGGACATCACCCATCTGTCCTCGGGCAGGCTGCGGCCGATGCGCCGGGACGTCCAGATGATCTTCCAGGACCCGTACGGTTCGCTGAACCCGCGGCACACCATCGGCGGCATCGTCTCCACCCCCTTCCGCCTCCAGGGCGTCGAGCCCGAGGGCGGGGTGAAGAAGGAGGTGCAGCGGCTGCTGGAGCTGGTGGGCCTGAGCCCGGAGCACTACAACCGCTATCCGCACGAGTTCTCCGGCGGCCAGCGGCAGCGCATCGGCATCGCCCGTGCGCTGGCGCTCAAGCCCAAGCTGGTGGTCGCCGACGAGCCGGTCTCCGCGCTGGACGTGTCGATCCAGGCCCAGGTCGTCAACCTCATGGACGACCTCCAGGAGGAGCTGGGCCTGACGTACGTCATCATCGCCCACGACCTGTCCGTCATCCGGCACGTGTCGGACCGGATCGCGGTGATGTACCTCGGCAAGATCGTGGAGTTGAGCGACCGCAAGGCGCTCTACGAGTCGCCGATGCACCCGTACACCAAGGCGCTGCTGTCCGCCGTGCCGGTGCCCGACCCCAAGCGGCGCACCCAGCGCGACCGGATCCTGCTCAAGGGCGATGTGCCCTCGCCGATCAACCCGCCCTCCGGCTGCCGGTTCCGTACCCGCTGCTGGAAGGCGACCGAGGTGTGCGCCACCACCGAGCCGCCGCTGGTCGCGCTGCGGACCGGACACCAGGTGGCCTGCCACCACCCGGAGAACGCGGAAGGCGCGGATCCGGCGGCCGGTGCGGCGGCAACCGGCAAGTAA
- a CDS encoding M1 family metallopeptidase: MALSRSARRTSRWLALATAVASAATIAAAPGASPGAPGIGDPYFPELGNGGFDALHYDLGVSYHPGSGRLDGRTTLAARATQNLSAFDLDLQKLTVDSVRVNGRRAHFARSGDEISVRPDFPLRRGRKFTVTVTYHGVPKPLSGPIVFGSDYGWMKTKDGVFVACEPNAASTWFPSSDHPGDKATYDIRIDAPKGLTGVSNGRLVNSGEAHGRSYAHWRERRPMATYLATATIGKFDVRTGTTPGGTPIYVATDPTLPTGNVDVYGVTAEATDYWSKVFGPYPFEETGAIVDDMPQAGFSLEVQSKPAYSAVRNETTIVHELAHQWFGDSVSVRQWKNIWLNEGFASYAQWLWAEHKGTLSAHDAFRKAYDARPAGDAFWKVKVADPQRDTMFAQAVYTRGAMTLQTLRERIGDKAFFKLLPAWTSAHRYGNADTAQFIALAEKISGQQLDDLFAAWLNTDSKPPLPGN; the protein is encoded by the coding sequence ATGGCACTCTCCCGTTCCGCACGTCGCACCTCCCGCTGGCTCGCGCTGGCCACCGCGGTGGCCTCGGCCGCCACGATCGCCGCCGCGCCCGGTGCCTCCCCCGGCGCCCCGGGCATCGGTGACCCGTACTTCCCCGAGCTGGGCAACGGCGGCTTCGACGCCCTGCACTACGACCTCGGCGTCAGCTATCACCCCGGCAGCGGCCGCCTCGACGGCCGCACCACGCTCGCGGCCAGGGCCACCCAGAATCTCTCCGCCTTCGACCTCGACCTCCAGAAGCTGACGGTCGACTCGGTCCGGGTGAACGGCCGGCGGGCGCACTTCGCCAGATCCGGCGACGAGATCTCCGTACGGCCCGACTTCCCGTTGCGACGCGGCAGAAAGTTCACCGTCACCGTCACCTACCACGGCGTCCCCAAGCCGCTGAGCGGCCCGATAGTCTTCGGCTCCGACTACGGCTGGATGAAGACCAAGGACGGTGTCTTCGTCGCCTGCGAGCCGAACGCCGCCTCGACGTGGTTCCCCTCCAGCGACCACCCCGGTGACAAGGCCACCTACGACATCCGCATCGACGCCCCCAAGGGCCTGACCGGTGTCTCCAACGGCCGGCTGGTCAACTCCGGGGAGGCGCACGGCCGCTCGTACGCCCACTGGCGCGAGCGCCGCCCGATGGCGACGTATCTGGCCACCGCCACCATCGGCAAGTTCGATGTCCGTACGGGTACCACACCCGGCGGCACACCCATCTATGTCGCCACGGACCCGACCCTGCCGACCGGCAACGTCGACGTCTACGGCGTCACCGCCGAGGCCACCGACTACTGGTCGAAGGTCTTCGGCCCGTACCCCTTCGAGGAGACCGGGGCGATCGTCGACGACATGCCGCAGGCCGGCTTCTCGCTGGAGGTGCAGTCCAAGCCCGCCTACTCGGCCGTGCGCAACGAGACGACCATCGTCCACGAGCTGGCCCACCAGTGGTTCGGCGACTCGGTCTCGGTCAGGCAGTGGAAGAACATCTGGCTCAACGAGGGCTTCGCCAGCTATGCGCAGTGGCTGTGGGCCGAGCACAAGGGCACCCTGAGCGCCCATGACGCCTTCCGCAAGGCGTACGACGCCAGGCCGGCGGGCGATGCCTTCTGGAAGGTGAAGGTCGCCGATCCGCAGCGGGACACCATGTTCGCCCAGGCGGTCTACACCCGGGGCGCGATGACGCTCCAGACGCTGCGCGAGCGGATCGGCGACAAGGCGTTCTTCAAACTGCTGCCGGCCTGGACCTCCGCACACCGCTACGGCAACGCGGACACCGCCCAGTTCATCGCGCTCGCCGAGAAGATCTCCGGGCAGCAGCTCGACGATCTCTTCGCCGCCTGGCTGAACACGGACAGCAAGCCGCCGCTGCCGGGCAACTAG
- a CDS encoding trimeric intracellular cation channel family protein: MLHVLYLVGVAAFAASGVLAAYRANMDPFGGLVLAFAASISGGTLRDLILNRQPLYWTHDWVLLTVIICVGVGTMAYLRFWQLPHKSLLVVDAIGLSVVTVIGARAAIDAGATPLAVIILAVLTGVAGEVIRDVLCGEFPPLLLREDVYAIAALAGGCCYLLLHHLGTGATPAAAISAGVVFGLRMGAVYLGLHLPRPQQLRDCRAQQDTD, translated from the coding sequence ATGCTTCACGTGCTCTACCTGGTCGGCGTGGCCGCCTTCGCCGCGAGCGGGGTGCTGGCCGCCTATCGCGCCAACATGGACCCGTTCGGCGGCCTGGTGCTCGCCTTCGCCGCATCCATCTCCGGCGGCACGCTGCGCGATCTCATCCTCAACCGGCAGCCGCTGTACTGGACGCACGACTGGGTGCTGCTGACCGTGATCATCTGTGTCGGCGTCGGCACCATGGCCTATCTGCGGTTCTGGCAGCTGCCGCACAAATCGCTGCTGGTGGTCGACGCGATCGGGCTGTCCGTCGTCACGGTGATCGGCGCCCGCGCCGCCATCGACGCCGGCGCCACCCCGCTCGCCGTGATCATCCTGGCGGTGCTGACCGGAGTCGCCGGCGAGGTCATCCGCGATGTGCTGTGCGGGGAGTTCCCCCCGCTGCTGCTGCGCGAGGACGTCTATGCGATCGCCGCGCTGGCCGGCGGCTGCTGCTATCTGCTGCTGCATCACCTCGGCACCGGCGCCACCCCCGCCGCGGCGATCTCGGCGGGGGTGGTGTTCGGCCTGCGGATGGGGGCCGTCTACCTCGGGCTGCATCTGCCGCGGCCGCAGCAGCTGCGCGACTGCCGAGCGCAGCAGGACACCGACTGA